The Amycolatopsis sp. NBC_01480 genome segment GGGCCTGAATGGCCAGCACCTCCCGGACCTGAGCCGCCGACGCCGCCGAGGTGCCCGGCCCGTCCGCGGACGCCGCGGCCTCGGCCGACCGGGCGCCGCGCCCGCCGGACGACGGGTCCCCGGCTCCCGCGAGCGTCCCGGCCGGCAGGCTCACGCCGTAGCCCGGCCCGGCCCCGAGTTCCGGCAGCACCTCGACGATCGCCGTGCCCAGCTCGCCGCTGCGGATCCCGCTCAACGCGATCGTCTGCGAGGGCTGCACGGCCAGCACCCCGGACCGCCCGCGCACCGCGGCCACCGCGCGGAACGGGACCTCCGCCGTCATGTCCACCAGCGCTTCACAGGCCACGAACTGCTCGGCGCCGTCCAGTAATCGCAGCCGGTGCTCCAGCGCCGGATCCAGCGCGGCGCCGTCGAACAGCCCGCGCTCGCCCAGGTTCCGGTAGACCTCGGCGCGGATCACGGCGCGTTCGTCCTCAGTGGACCCGACGCTGCGCACGGCCAGCGGCACCGGCGGCCGGCCGAGCCCGAGGTCGGTCCACAGCACGTCGAACGCCGACGCGGAGACCCGGATCAAGCCGGCCCCAGCTCCGGGGCCACCGGGAACACCACCCGCGGCACCAGGCCGTGCAGCGCGGTGTCCCGGGTGTGCAGCACGTCGATCGCCTTCTGCCGCGCCGCTTCGGCTTCCGCGCGGCGCGCGTCCATCACGGCCGACAGCCCGGCGAGCGCCAGCACGTTCCCGCTCGCCGCGGCCGAGCGGAGCATCGCCGCCGGGTCGTACGCCACCGGCGGCGGCATGTCCGCGCGGGCCCGCGCGGCAACCTCGGCCTGGCCCGCCACCGACTCGCCGACCACGCCCGCCACCGCGGCCGAGTCGCCGAGCCAGGTCGCGGCCCGGCCCAGCACCGCGCGCATCGCGTCACCGGCTTCGCCCTGCCACGACTCCTGGCTGCCGGTGACCAATGACGTCAGCTCGGCGGTGGAATCGCGGAACCGGCGCGACAGCTCGGTCCAGCGCGCGCCGGCCTCGCCGGCCGACACCGGGTCGTTGCCCTGCTCGACCTGGGCGGCCAGGGCCTCGTGGCTGTAGGACTCGTACCGGGCCGTCGGCTCCGGGACGGCCGGCTCTGCAGCGGACACGGCACACCTTCCGTTTCGCGGGACAGCGGATCAGCGGGGATCGCGGGAATCAGCGGGGTCAGGGCAGCTTGGGCTCCACCAGCCCGGCCACGGTGGTGGCCCGGCTGCAGGCGAGGGTGCTGTCGGAGAAGGTCGAGTTGCTGACGTCCACCTGCACGCTCGCGGAGCCGCCGACGCCGAGCAGCACCGCGCACGTGCCGTCGGCGGCCCTGCGGTCCACCAGCTGCACCGCCTGGTGCGTGCCCACCTTCTTCTTGGTGCGGGTGCCCTTCGAGACGTCGAGGTTGGCCAGCCCGGCGTTCTCGTCGAGCGTGACGGTGACGCCGAAGGTGGCCGGCACGGTCCAGTCGCAGGCCCGCGCTTCACCGATCGTCTTCGGCTTGCCCAGCTGCGTCAGCCCGGCCGTCGAACGGTCCGACGGCGAAAGCAGCGCGCACGGGTCGAGCTGGGCCAGCGACGCCGGGGCGGCGGTCGTGCCGCTCTGGGGAGCTGTCCGGGGCGCCGCGCCTTCGGGCGAGGGCGACGCGTGGGCGGCCATCGCGTTCTGGCTCGCGGGCATCCGGGCGCCGCAGGCGGCGAGCACGAGCAGCGCGGGGACCAGCAGGAGGAACGTCTTGCGCTCAGCCACCGGAGCAGTCCACCCCGCCGGCCGCGTTCTGGTCCTCGTCCTGGTACTTGGCCAGCGCGCCGGCGATCCGCCGCTTGAGGCCCTCGAGCTCCTTGCCGAACGACGTGAGCTGCTCGACGGCCGAGCCCTCGCCGCCGCTCATGCCGTACTTGGCCATGAAGTCGCCGACCTCGCTCGCGTAGCCGCTGCCGAGCGGCACCGAGCGGCCGAGCACCTTGGCCTCGCGCACCATCTCGCCGACCACGTCCTGCAGCGCGCCGAGCTTCGCGTACGTGTCGGTGGCCAGTTCCGGCGCCACGGCGAAGCCGCCGCGGCCGGAGCCGGTCAGGCCCGGCACGTCGGGCAGCGGTGCGGCCCCCACCTCGCTCATGTGCGGTTACGCCTCTCCGTAGTCGAGCGACCTCGGTTTCGGAGCATACGTCAGAGCGGTGCGTCAGCGGGAGCACCCGAAAACGCGGGACCGCTCACCCGAACGGCGCAACCAAGGCCGTGGCGGAGCGTCATCAAGAGGTGTTCGCGGGGTTGCGCCGCCGAGTTCGCCCAGGTTTGACACACTGAGGAGAAGGCTGATCGCTGCGTGGACAGCGAGCGACCCGGCGGAGCCGGTGAAACCCGCACAGCCATGCGCCACCAGGAGGACGAGTGACGTCGAGAATCCAGTCCGCTTCCCCCGCCGGAACACCGGGCGAGGGCACCGGGCAACCCGCCTATCCGGCGGGGGACGCCCCGATCGGGCGACAGAACGGCTACGCACCGAGAGCCTCCCTCGACGAGCTGCACGACACGGCCCGCCGGATCGCGGCGAACGTCGAGCGGGTGCTGGTCGGCAAGCCCGACGTCATCCGGATCGCCTTGGTGACGCTGCTGGCCGAGGGCCACCTGCTCGTCGAAGACGTGCCGGGTGTCGGCAAGACCTCGCTGGCCAAGGCGCTCGCGCGGTCGATCGACTGCACCGTGAGCCGCGTCCAGTTCACTCCGGACCTGCTGCCCAGCGACGTCACCGGCGTCTCCATCTACAACCGGCAGACCGGCGAGTTCGAGTTCCGCCCCGGCCCGGTGTTCGCGAACATCGTGGTCGGCGACGAGATCAACCGGGCCTCGCCGAAGACGCAGTCGGCGCTGCTCGAATGCATGGAAGAGCACCAGGTCACAGTCGACACGAGCACGTACACGCTCGGCGAGCCGTTCATGGTGATCGCCACGCAGAACCCGATCGAGATGGAGGGCACGTACGCGCTGCCCGAAGCCCAGCGCGACCGGTTCACCGCGCGGGTGTCCATCGGCTACCCCGACCAGCAGGCCGAGCTGGCCATGGTCGACGAGCACTCCGGGCACAACCCGATGGCGGACCTGGGCCCGGTGTCCGACGGCGAGACGGTCAAGCGGCTGATCGAGACGGTCCGCGCGATCCACATGGCCCCGGAGGTCCGCCGGTACGCGGTGGACCTGGCCGCCGCGACCCGCCAGGTGCCGGAAATCCGGCTCGGCGCCTCTCCCCGCGC includes the following:
- a CDS encoding ESX secretion-associated protein EspG, which encodes MIRVSASAFDVLWTDLGLGRPPVPLAVRSVGSTEDERAVIRAEVYRNLGERGLFDGAALDPALEHRLRLLDGAEQFVACEALVDMTAEVPFRAVAAVRGRSGVLAVQPSQTIALSGIRSGELGTAIVEVLPELGAGPGYGVSLPAGTLAGAGDPSSGGRGARSAEAAASADGPGTSAASAAQVREVLAIQARPVYAAGQFSAYARGGDGKVARVGGLTWFDTDLGAYCATTSAGRGGQEWVNVSPVDGGRLAERVAGLFSVD
- a CDS encoding PPE domain-containing protein, with translation MSAAEPAVPEPTARYESYSHEALAAQVEQGNDPVSAGEAGARWTELSRRFRDSTAELTSLVTGSQESWQGEAGDAMRAVLGRAATWLGDSAAVAGVVGESVAGQAEVAARARADMPPPVAYDPAAMLRSAAASGNVLALAGLSAVMDARRAEAEAARQKAIDVLHTRDTALHGLVPRVVFPVAPELGPA
- a CDS encoding DUF3558 family protein codes for the protein MAERKTFLLLVPALLVLAACGARMPASQNAMAAHASPSPEGAAPRTAPQSGTTAAPASLAQLDPCALLSPSDRSTAGLTQLGKPKTIGEARACDWTVPATFGVTVTLDENAGLANLDVSKGTRTKKKVGTHQAVQLVDRRAADGTCAVLLGVGGSASVQVDVSNSTFSDSTLACSRATTVAGLVEPKLP
- a CDS encoding AAA family ATPase — its product is MTSRIQSASPAGTPGEGTGQPAYPAGDAPIGRQNGYAPRASLDELHDTARRIAANVERVLVGKPDVIRIALVTLLAEGHLLVEDVPGVGKTSLAKALARSIDCTVSRVQFTPDLLPSDVTGVSIYNRQTGEFEFRPGPVFANIVVGDEINRASPKTQSALLECMEEHQVTVDTSTYTLGEPFMVIATQNPIEMEGTYALPEAQRDRFTARVSIGYPDQQAELAMVDEHSGHNPMADLGPVSDGETVKRLIETVRAIHMAPEVRRYAVDLAAATRQVPEIRLGASPRATLHLVRAARAQAALSGREYVVPDDLHTVAVPVLAHRLVLTTEAHAARRSATDVVRAVLHRVPVPQGSAGTRQ